Proteins encoded together in one bacterium window:
- a CDS encoding translation initiation factor Sui1 has translation MVYSTERGLVCPKCRLPMAKCRCRKAEPAPAGDGIVRVRRETKGRGGKTVTTVSGVPLVGEALRDLASELKRRCGTGGTAKDGVIEIQGDHREAIVAELSRRGFIAKLAGG, from the coding sequence ATGGTCTACTCAACGGAGCGGGGGCTCGTCTGCCCGAAATGCCGCCTGCCCATGGCGAAATGCCGGTGCCGAAAGGCGGAGCCGGCCCCCGCGGGGGACGGCATCGTTCGCGTCCGCCGGGAGACGAAGGGCCGCGGGGGAAAGACGGTGACCACCGTGTCGGGCGTTCCGCTCGTGGGGGAAGCGCTCCGGGATCTCGCGTCGGAACTGAAGCGCCGCTGCGGGACCGGGGGAACGGCGAAGGACGGGGTGATCGAGATCCAGGGAGACCACCGGGAGGCGATCGTTGCGGAACTTTCCCGCCGCGGCTTCATTGCGAAGCTCGCGGGGGGGTAG